A segment of the Streptococcus chenjunshii genome:
GCAGTTTTTCTGCTCCATTCGCATCCAGGATCGTCCGGCTGTCTGTTCCGCTGGATACCGCAAAAGCGATACGCGACGGAACATTGGCCTTGATCAGCCCAGAAATAACATCAACTGACGGACGCTGGGTGGCAAGGATCATATGAATACCGGCGGCACGCGCCTTCTGTCCCAGGCGGATAATGGCATCCTCCACTTCTTTGCTGGCCACCATCATCAAATCCGCAAGCTCATCCACAATGACAACAATCAAGGGCAGAGGAATTTCTTTCTCTGCTGACTTAGCATTATGAGCCTCTACCTTAGCATTATAGCTTCCGATATTACGCACTCCAAAGTGACTGAACAATTCATAGCGGTTCTCCATCTCGTCAACGACCTTCTGCAGGGCCTTGCTGGCCTTACGCGGATTAGTCACGACCGGAATCAGCAGATGCGGAATGTCGTTGTAGACAGACAGCTCAACCATCTTGGGGTCAATCATCATAAATTTAACTTGGTCTGGCCGTGCCTTCATCAGGATACTGGCTATAATACCGTTAACAGCAACAGATTTTCCCGATCCAGTCGACCCAGCAACCAGCAGGTGAGGCATGCGGGTCAGGTCAAAGCTGCGGGCCGCGCCGTTAACAGCCTTGCCCAGTGGCACCTCCAGTAGATTCTCCGGATTAGTATCAGCCTGTTCCCAAAGTTCCCTAAAACTGACCGTCGCAATCTCCGAATTAGGCACTTCAATACCCACAAGAGATTTCCCGGGAATAGGGGCTTCAATCCGGACATCCTTAGCAGCCAGTGCCAAGGCCAAATCATCTGCCAGATTAGCGATTCGGTTAACCCGTACGCCCACAGCTGGTTTAACCTCATATTTGGTTACAGAAGGACCGATTTCGGCACGCTCAACGCTGACTTTAATCCCAAAACTGGCAAAAGTTTCTTCCAAAATTCTGATATTTTTGCGCACCAAGGTCTTTTCTTTTGTCTGATTTTTAGGCTTATCCGGCGCAAAAAGTTCAATTGAAGGCAGTTTGTAAACCAAAGGAGCTTTGGGAGTGAAGTCAACCTCAACAGCCTCATCGCCGGCATCTGCTTCCTCAGCCGAAAGGGTCTGCCGGTGGTTATCGCCATCAGCCAGCTGATCCAAATCAAAAGCAGAACTTTCCGGAATAGGGGCAGTTTCGAAGAGATCGGCGCCATAGCCATTATCATAAGCAATAATCTCAGGTTCTTCTGGATAAGCAGGAGGAGACACTCCTTGAGCTGTTTCATTTTCCAAAGCGGCCTGCAAAGCTTCTGAAGCCTCTTTTTCAGCCAGCTCACGCTCTGCTGCTTTTCTTTCCTCACGTTTTAAAAAGCGTTCTTGCTTCTTACGCTCATGCCGGCTTTGCCATTTTTGCAGGCTTTTTTTAAAAAAGTCGGTGATATCGTAAATATCCCAAGGACTCATTAAAAAAAGCCCCAAAATGATAAAAAGCGCTCCGATAAGAAAAGAGCCAATATTGGAGAAAAGGAAAGCTACCGGCTTGTACAAAACTGCGCCAATCAGCCCTCCGCCTGTAAATTGCTTGACTTGAGCATTAAGGACCTCTTTTAAAAGAAGATTGATAGTCGTTTCAAAGACCGGCTTTTCTCTGTAAGCCGCTAAGGAGAAAAGATAGGCATGCCATTCCAGCAGCAGACCGATCAAAGTTACCACAAAACCACCTGCTAAACCTTCAAATTTTTTCAGCCATTTAAAGGCAAACAGGTAGATAAGGATGGCAAAAATGACCAGATAGGCCAAACTCCCAACAAAGACACGCACTAAGTTATAGACTGTTATTCCAAAAAATCCTAAACGAATCACCGCAAAAAAGAGAATTAGGGCTGTCAGGACAGAAACAGCCATTCTCTTAATTGCTTTTCTTCTTTCTTTTTCTGCTTTTGTCAGCCGTTTCCCTGAACGGCCTTTTTTTCTATTCTTTGCTTTAGCCATGATTTCATTATAGCATTTTTACATCTTTTTATAAAATGAAGAATAAGCAGCTTGCTTCCAGCAATAGAGATACAGACTTTTGAAAACAAAAATAGCTGTAGCTGCTTCTATTCTTATTTTTCAAAGGAAACGCTGTACTGCTGTCAGCTCTGCCAGTCCTGTATCTTTTGGTAACAGCATATTTAAACATCACATTATAGCAGTGTTTTGCAGGCGGACTGCTTCTTTAAGTCATTTTATCTCGATTTTTCTGAAGAAATCAGCTGTTTGACTCAGCTCTGCTTTGTCAGAAGAATCAACTTCGTCAAAAATGTCAATCAGTTAACTTTCCAGAAGGCTGCTATTTCAGAGACCACCCTCCATCAGCCTTGATAATTTCTCCCTGCAGAGACTGTGCTTTTCCTGAAGCTAAAAATAGGGTCAATTCGGCAATTTCGGATGGCTCTGTCCAGCGTCCAATTGGGGTTTCAGCAGCTACCCAGCCGGCAGCCCCTCCTGTTTCAAAATCATCAGCCGTCATCGCCGTTTTTACAGCTCCTGGTGCAATGCCAAAAACCTGAATATTATCTTTAGCATAATCCAGCGCCAGCTGCCGTGTCAGACCCGCCAATGCATGTTTTGCACTGGTATAGGCCGCACCGCCGCCCCCAGCTAAAAAGCTGGCGATTGAACACATATTGATAATAATGCCTGCTCTTTTCTTAATCATTTTGGGCAGATAATGCCGGATAAGCTGAACAGCAGCCCAAAAATCCGTACGAAAAACTAACTCAAAATCCTCTTCTGACAATTCAAGCAAAGGTTTATACTGATCGAGAATTCCTGCTGTGTTGCACAAAATATCCACCTCCGGAACGAGACCATACAATGCCGTTAAATCTTCTGTTAAATCGAGGCGCAAAAACTGAAAGGCCCCCTGTAGAGCTGGATCAGCTCCTTTATCAACACCGTACACCCTGCAGCCTTTTTCCAGGAACAGCTTGGCCTGCGCCAGACCGATACCTGAGGAAACACCTGTGATAAGAACACTTTTAGTCATGCATCTACTCCTCTTCTTCTTAGACTGTTTGCACACACTTGTTGCAGAACGATAAATGGACAGCAAAATTGAACCACAGTCTGAAATTCAGTAAAAGATCAGATTCTTATTTCTATTTATTATACCTCAAAACTGCAGAAGCTGAAAAGAGGGTGGTGTTTTAAAACAAACATAGCCGCCATCAAAAAACGGGAAAACTAGCTTTCCCGTTTCTCCATACACTATGTTTTTTGACGAAAAACCCAAAATAAAATTCTCCCCATAAGCAGTGCAAAAAGAACAATGAGACCAATGATAAGCAGCCAGCTCCAGGAATTTCCTGTTAAAATATCAGGCAGGGGGACATTGATTCCAAAGAAGCCGGTGATAATATCAGGCGTTGCCAAAAGAATCGACAGCCCCGTTAAAATCTTCATGGTATCATTCAGCTGATTATTCAAAACATTGTTATAGGTTTCTGACAGCTGTGCCATCGTCTGTGCTGTCAGTTCTGACATTTCCAGAATCTGGCGGGCTTCAATTTTTGCAGCAGAAAGTTTTTCACTGTCACCGGCAAAAAAAGGACAGTTTAAAGACGAATCTTCTAATTGCTCTAAAACAAGGTAATTTTGCTTACTTGACGATTTAATGCCAATCATGGCCATCTCAATATCTGACAGAGTAAGTAAGCGATTTTTAGTCGTCTTTTTACGAAGTTTTTCTCGAATTTCTTTTAATTCTTTGTTAAGGCGTTCCAAAACATGAAAATAATTTTTGGAAATACAAACCAAAGCGGCGCATATAAAATCATAAACAGAGTCAATGCTTTCTGACTCAAATAAAGCGATGAACTGCTCAATCAAATA
Coding sequences within it:
- a CDS encoding DNA translocase FtsK, encoding MAKAKNRKKGRSGKRLTKAEKERRKAIKRMAVSVLTALILFFAVIRLGFFGITVYNLVRVFVGSLAYLVIFAILIYLFAFKWLKKFEGLAGGFVVTLIGLLLEWHAYLFSLAAYREKPVFETTINLLLKEVLNAQVKQFTGGGLIGAVLYKPVAFLFSNIGSFLIGALFIILGLFLMSPWDIYDITDFFKKSLQKWQSRHERKKQERFLKREERKAAERELAEKEASEALQAALENETAQGVSPPAYPEEPEIIAYDNGYGADLFETAPIPESSAFDLDQLADGDNHRQTLSAEEADAGDEAVEVDFTPKAPLVYKLPSIELFAPDKPKNQTKEKTLVRKNIRILEETFASFGIKVSVERAEIGPSVTKYEVKPAVGVRVNRIANLADDLALALAAKDVRIEAPIPGKSLVGIEVPNSEIATVSFRELWEQADTNPENLLEVPLGKAVNGAARSFDLTRMPHLLVAGSTGSGKSVAVNGIIASILMKARPDQVKFMMIDPKMVELSVYNDIPHLLIPVVTNPRKASKALQKVVDEMENRYELFSHFGVRNIGSYNAKVEAHNAKSAEKEIPLPLIVVIVDELADLMMVASKEVEDAIIRLGQKARAAGIHMILATQRPSVDVISGLIKANVPSRIAFAVSSGTDSRTILDANGAEKLLGRGDMLFSPIGENHPVRLQGSFISDDDVERIVSFVKDQAEADYDDSFDPGEVSEADDFSEDKDDQGDPLFAQAKALVLETQKASASMLQRRLSVGFNRATRLMDELEEAGVIGPAEGTKPRKVLMTNQ
- a CDS encoding magnesium transporter CorA family protein — translated: MEEKQFGNLTWICVNLDENLDNQQLKTDLAIDEKIIAYASDVDELAHIDYHAKLERLVLVYDAIHDEKDDNIYATTPVTFILKENRVIILHTNDNAYLIEQFIALFESESIDSVYDFICAALVCISKNYFHVLERLNKELKEIREKLRKKTTKNRLLTLSDIEMAMIGIKSSSKQNYLVLEQLEDSSLNCPFFAGDSEKLSAAKIEARQILEMSELTAQTMAQLSETYNNVLNNQLNDTMKILTGLSILLATPDIITGFFGINVPLPDILTGNSWSWLLIIGLIVLFALLMGRILFWVFRQKT
- a CDS encoding 3-oxoacyl-ACP reductase — its product is MTKSVLITGVSSGIGLAQAKLFLEKGCRVYGVDKGADPALQGAFQFLRLDLTEDLTALYGLVPEVDILCNTAGILDQYKPLLELSEEDFELVFRTDFWAAVQLIRHYLPKMIKKRAGIIINMCSIASFLAGGGGAAYTSAKHALAGLTRQLALDYAKDNIQVFGIAPGAVKTAMTADDFETGGAAGWVAAETPIGRWTEPSEIAELTLFLASGKAQSLQGEIIKADGGWSLK